DNA sequence from the Dreissena polymorpha isolate Duluth1 chromosome 3, UMN_Dpol_1.0, whole genome shotgun sequence genome:
ttaaatttgacaaaataaacaatttccacttgtttaaaagatttcacaagtttcgtttttatatcagtattactcgaaccctattgaaaatgatgaatatcggagcaataaatctattatgatattttactgaATTTTAAAGTATAGTGAAATGCAGCtgctttatgcaatttacagttttcattcattttttttcaaacttttacagtgttttcatatcaatgagtactcaacccctatcgtaaatgagaaacgtaagaataagttcagaatcatctccccttgaagttgagaaaaatatgaaattacgcttacaagatgaagcagattttttaaaacctacacagttctgttcaaGTAATGataactgcacacggatgccagtaaaaaaaaggaaaccagtgtaaataaaataaactatgaaatatttgggggttacaacacaaaatcatagataatggttatttgggggttataacacaacatcataaataatggctACTAGGgggttaaaacacaaaattatagataatgattataccagtatctttttctattttgtttaaaataatcggccaatatattaatatttacagtagaaaaaaaatcgttccatgtaacttcattgagtgccttttacactgaaattcccgacgccctttgatgctttgcatcaatacttatcttgtatttaGTATGTAACGTCGAATTTTGGTTTTTAAAAAGCTTATTTAAATCATACACTTGTGGTCGAAATCATACCCTCAGTGAAATAGCACATATAATAACTGATAATGGTCTATAGTTATGATTTGTGTATGTGACATCGATATTTGTCATCTACGAACATCCAAATCATGTTCTAAGATTCAAAATCTTTCACTCACAAAATGTcttatttttatgaaaactttataAGTAATTCACTTCATATTTCTTCTATTTGAATCCACAAGACCCGGATTTTTCATAAGTGGAGTGTAATATCATTTGGTGGTgctttacacatttttttctaatCAGGCATCTGGAGTCAAAACCAGCTATAACACAACTGTcacaaacttttatttaaacgttttattgcaaaataacatttttttctatcTGAAACCAAATCGTCCATACATGcaatatcaattatgttatatCGTATGGTGGATCTCTACAAGTGTGTTTTAATAATGCAACTAGGGTCCAAACTGAACATATCACATTTGTCACATCGtttattaaagggaccgtcaaccagattgacgaaaataagaaaagttctaaaaaaacgtatatttttacaattattagtttatattaattaaaatataacgactggtatattgcattacttgaaaaaagttattaagttttcatatttttagtatattcggtaataaaattttactgggtatttGTACCAGGTAActgccagttaactataaataacgcaagtagattgatcatcatcgtcacgtggtaaacccatgaatgcaaattgtgcatgcgaagtgaattgtttatatttattctatatataaaatgatcaatctacttgcgttatttatagtgtgtatatcgttatgtcacctattttcgcgatgtactttcgatttcacatcgcgaaattttataaccgaatatactgaaaatatgaacttttttcaagtaatgtaatataccagtcgtgatattttactcaatataaactaataattgtaaaacaaatacgatttttaagaacttttctttttttgtcaatctggttgacggtccctttaagacgtttatttcaataaaaaaatcacatgtttacCCTTGAAGCAATGACCCAGAGGTATAAATGGTGCTACATAACATCATTTCGTACCCTTGTTCAATTTTTGCTGGAATAATACTTCATCTTGGccctataattaaatatattttttaatacttaCGTAAGTGGaaattaactataaatattacacaaataaatctAAAACACGAAACCAATATAAACGTGAATATGATATACGACTTTTTTAATTtacatcacaggtggttagcgtatggctatgataataattagtaaaaaaatacatcattttgaatgaaaaataatcaaaatataacgaaatatcaacttctctgaaaaatgtatatatataaatcatcACAATAGACAATAACACCAGGTTTATATTTACACAATCCAAATGCGGATCGATTTAcgacaaatatatacaaacacatAAATCAAGCACAGTCCACGCCTTAGTGTTCCTTGAATGTTCAATATCAGCCTAAACTCGGAAGTCGGTTAAGCAGACATGGTTTTCTTTGTGATCTTAGAAGACCGAAGTAAACATCGATTATGGTCTCACTTTAACGTTTGACAAGGGGGTTTGTTTTGTTGGAATACTTCTTGTAAAGTCTGAAACAAAGATGCGTTCGGTGATGAAGGAATATAGGATCCGACAATCAAGCGAAAGTCGTTATGTGCTGGGTGGGCTTTCATGTGTATCACAGTAAAATAACTAAGCATAATTAGTATCAGCCACATTGAACTGTTTTTCATTGATGAGAGTTTGTAGAAATTAGACTTATTATACCCCACACCATTTTTGAAGAAGTGGCAATGTCTTGATTTTCATTAGTCCATCAGCCGTTCGGCAATTCAATCCGTAAGACGCTCAGTACGTCTGTCATTCCGTAAACATTTCGTTTCCGCGCGATATCTAGAGAACGATATGTCCAACAGCCATGCACATAGATATGGATGTAAATTCGGAGGTAAGACGTCTTTTACAATTGAGGGTAATGGgacaaggtcacaatgactcgtaCCGTATAATTGGTATCCGCACACCATCTAGAGAATTCGTAGGATGATAAAAATTGATATGCTGGTTGAGCAGAAGATCTAAGGTATAGATCATTGGACAACTTTGTTGGATGTCGGTGGGGGTGGAatgcaaacatgttttaaaagcaactgTTTTAAATTGAGATGTGCAAAGCTACCGTTGTTTTTACAAATCATCTTGGTTTAATGGAAGACGTGTTTTGATGTAAAGACGCTATTTGTGATATTCTTGTCTCAACCTTTGTTTAGACGGCGGTGTTTTCTTCGAAATTGCTGTTATATTTTAAGATAGGAAACCTCAGGTTACAATGAATTAAAATGTAGGTGGAAGAAACGCTCAACTACAATATAGCTGGGGaaaatgttgaaaaacattgaaCCATGTAACGTGAAttgttctttcttacatatcacTCGACATACcttgttttagttttaaaatgCATCAAACTTCTATAATCTTTTAAAAAAGGTATGGTTCTGAAGGCCCCCTAAGTGAACAATTATGAACTTACTTTTGACAAAACTTGCaggtttttttatattaaataacataaggaacaagagcttgccaagcaatattgtcccctaccggttaaaCTACACCattgtcaataaaaaaaatatttgttgccataacaactagaattcttgacgtaggaacaaaatgaaatgacgtgcataatctccatattgccatctatccatgtttcaagtttcatgaaaaatatgaagaactttaaagttatcgcaggatccagaaaagtgtgacggacagactgacagacagacagactgacatctATACTAGAACATCGAATAATCGAAACATCTAAAGCTAGAACATTGCCAGTTCGAAACCTGCAAAATTTTCACGAACAGTTCAATAAAAAGTAAAGATCTACAGAGCTTATTATGACTTACATCATTTGCAAGAGACAAAATGCACTGCATGCCCCGTACACGAAAAACACAAACCCTCTGTACAGATTGAGGGTTTCGACGTATATTTCTATGGAGAGAAGGGATCCACATAGGTTCACCAGCGTCTCCATGGTAGCAATGACGGCGAAGACTGCTCcttaaaaatattaaagcaaacaTAATGTATCTTTGTGTATTTACTATAAGAAGACATTTGTTGATggaatcaagaaaaaatttattACATTGAGTTAATGTAATGTTGTTGTCATGGTCTTTATGAAAGTGAATATTTTAAAAACCGATACGTACTTTATCCAATGTGTCAAAtacatgttatgttttatttaattgtgtgtTCTTTATTTCTTTGCTTTTGTGTatcaaacaaattgtgtttaataTATAACTCATCCTCATAGAACTTATGaagttaaagggactttttcaacGTTTGTCAACATTCCCGTTTTTCAAACCAATATTTTGAAAAGTGACTTTTATATcaaacaattaaaagaaaaactcTGACCAACACCTATGTTGCAAATATCATTTGTAGAAGATCATCACTCGCACTCGGAAAATTTTAAGGCGTTgttaattgataaatttaataaaacgtgTATAACTATAATAGAATTTTAAAAAGCTTAGTTTTACAAGCTCCCCATTGGTCTAGTTATAGCGAGAGAGATGTTCAACCTCGAGGTCCAATGTTTGAATCCCGGCGTAGACCCTTCTggttatttaacatttgttattattagtattatttgaagtagtagcagtattgGAGTTAGCTGCTAACTGGAAATGATAAGAACTAACCGACGTGTTAGGGCAGTtgacatatgagtcgtgttctgagaaaaactggacataattcatgtgcgtaaagtgtcgttccagattagcctgtgcagtccgcacaggctaatcagggacggcactttccgcctaaataggatatttgctaagaagagactttattttaacgaaaaatgtcatagaagcggaaagtgtcgtccctgatttgcctgtgcggactgcacaggctaatctgggacgacactttacgcacatgcattatgtccagttttctcagaacacgactcatatctaAAACCCTTGGGTACAGATTTCTAACAATTTGGAACATACCTTGCTGATCGGATCTTGTAAGTTTGGAGAGAAGCGCTCGGCACATTGGTACTGTCAGTAAGCCACAAGCCGACACGAAAGGAACTGAACAAGGAGGGATTCAGTAATAGTATATGGTATTGATCAATATTGAAAATTACCTGGTGAAATAAATTGTATACGATGGTTTTGACTTTCATACACGGCTGACATAAAATCAGCATCGCGAGGATTGAATAAGAATATGATAATGGTGTTATCGAGGAAAtaagttattttgtataaattcaaCAAACGAAAAACAATACAGCCTTGCATTATATTTTACATACATCTGCATAGTATTATTGACTGAGAGGTCCTTACCTGTATATATCAGAGCATCAGAAGATGCCAGACCTTCGATAACGTAACCGATCGTGAATGATATACAACCCATGATTGCAATCGACTCGTCCGTCATAAACTTCTGAAACACCTTAATCAGACCCATCCCACAAATCTGCTGCATTAAACTCCTCGCGGCCGTGAACTGGCCAAGCTTTTCAGAACTCCAACAAAACGGTTCCCCCAACTGAAACAGCGGCTTCTACACTCCCACGCCCAAGCGCCGAGAACATTGTAAAGGTGAAAACCGAGAGTAGTGTGTTATATTTCCATCGACGTCCTCTGTTAAATGACCCAAGATAAAGGTCGTACGCCGTTTTCATTTTGGTGACGACCGATTCCGAATTATCTCTCTTGGCCGGTGGGAAACTTTCCGGAATGAAAATGACGACAATCAGGCTCATTGCCAACATGATTCCGGCAGATAGCATTGGGTAGAAGAACCCAGTGTTTTGAATGAAATATCCTGTAGAGAAACTGAACCCCGCTACTGCCACGCCTATGGCTAATTCTATCATTGTTATCCCTAAGGCTCTTGTTTTGCCTTTCTGTGACGTCACATCTGCGACATACGTAAAGCATACTAGCAACATCGTAAACAATTGCCCAGTTAGTCCTTCTACTATAAACCCAATAAGATGATACGTAAGATTGAAGTCAAAATATATTCCAATAACTGTCACTATCATTCGGATCAAAGTTCCAATGCATGGAAGAAAGAACAAAAATTTTCGTCCGAATTTGTCCGTTGATGAACCCAGCAGCATATTAGCGAATATAGCAGGAATTCCAACAGCTAAACTTGTGTATATACCCCAATTAGAGGCCACGTCTTGAACATGAACCTGTCGTTGGTAATCAAGCGAACTTTTGTTCACATCTTTGCAAGCGCTGGTTTCGTTCAGTTGATCTAGGTCGGGATACAGGTCCCTCTGGACTTTGTAGTAGACAAACAGGCCGAATGTAGCGGAAGAGGTAATGTATCCGGCAATGTATAGAAAGCAATATGGCGCCACCAACCATTTTCGCCAGCCGATTTCGTTGTCCGATTGCGTGATCAAATACACGTCGTCCGTCACATTTGAGCCAACTAGGTCCGGCAACAGGTCAGGTCCATTGATGTTGCCGTGTCTGCTACGACGCTTGTTGCGCTCAATTACACCCCCGGGAGCGCTCGATGTGTCGTAGTCATCCAGAGACCCGGATGTTCGTCTAACTTCATTCTCTATGGATTGCGAGAAACTGCTGAAAGACATTGCTTTAATCGTCCTAAAACATAGAACAGCAATAACGTATATATTTACACAATTAGAATATGTCATGCCATGCGTGTACGTACTGGTTATTATGAGAACACTCATTCgtgtttgaaatgatatcgtactaaAAGATGCAAATGCACATCAAactatattcaaattattatcacacatgattttaaagatttttctAATTACATGCATTTGGGTCGTGTGTTCATATAAAGAacgtaaaatacagtttgataATACGTAtgtacacatttatatcatcTAAACATGGCGTTACACATACGAAAGGGTTAGAAACAGCACTCAATTATAGAAAACAGCTCAgccttataataaaaatattgttttcactttctgATGTTATCAGAAAACGTATGAAACAATGAATTTAATACAAATACTTACAATTAATCTTTCTCAGTAGGTTGATATCCATTGTTCAGTAATTCATTGCATGTAATTCATCACTGCCATTCCATTATAAGTTTATATACCAAACCTCTCAATCAATCAGACGGTGTAATAATTTCAAGTGTATAATCAGTTTACGGTGAACGTAATCATTTCTGGGGCTGAACAGATAAGTGGGGTGGGTACTTCTGACAACACAAATTGACCGGAGAGCGGTCATTATATGAGTACGTAGCGTTATCAAATCATATGATAATATCAGTACATATTTCAAGGGTATGTGATTTGTGTACGATATGATGTTATTATAAGTGTCAGTTCGTAATGTCATTGTGGTTCATGTACATTGAATGGATAGTTTCGGCcacacaaatttaattatattttaagggTTCCTATGTGTTTTCGCAACCAATACAAACCAtgcagaaaaacaacaacaataataaaagtCGATGAACACtttttttcattacatttttcAATCTAAACATACGTTTACTTATAACACGGTTATGCTACTGCTCATATGTCTATGACATTATAACCAACATTAACCGTGCACATGGACAAGTTGCACACTAttttatatatgggccgtgctatgtttaatgcatttaatgcatttgcgtacagTGTCTTCTCAGAATGCTATGTTCAGAGACGACACTTGACgccaaaaaaatgatttttgctaagaagagactttctttaaacagaaaatatcataaaaacggaagttgtcgtccatgattagcctgtgtggactacacaggctaatctaggacgacacttaacgcgtaTGCATTAAAATCCCTTTctacagagcacgactcatatataaGGAAAACACTTGGGACACAATAGACATCCGAAAACATAAAAAGCCTGTTGTCGGTTAATAAAAGATCAGCTTAGTACGCCCTAAAATGCATGGTTGTTTAACGGAATGTGTCTTCTACGTTTAAAGCGCAACTTCTTCTGTCCATGCACGTCAATAAACCAAACAGCAGACAAAGAAAGGAATTTGCCGTAAGATATAGActcatatttgcatttttttcttagTTGTGATGAGTAAATTTACATACGTAGCGTGCACTATCATAGAGTGAAATCTGACATTATTATGTGTTAAGTGATCTGTAATAATACCATATTTTTATAAGAATAAATATATACGAAACGCCTGTgtgaaatatacaattaaaaacacgttgttattatttgattttcatctacTATATTGATAAGTATTGAAGAACCATGTtgtaaaataatgatattaatatatcGAAGGTCATTCAATCGTTTATAATTCGATACCGCATAGGCGTGCCTGTGTTTAAATGGATTACTTCTTGGAATGGTATGTTCGTTTCTGGATAAAgtataactataaaaaaaaaggATGTGTGTAATCTTCCAGAAGTattatattatttctttgaaaCAGTTTTCTTTAATACTTACCGATGCTGGTGaagaaaatcaaataataacacaGCATGGTTGGTAAATTGTGTATTTCAAAAACATATGTTATAGCTTTATCCTTACAAAACATGGATCTAGTGCATGTCACTAAACACAAACTAGTGCTAGATATCACCTTATTGGcgtgttaaataattatgttaatataaaCAAAGAGAAGGAATTGCCACAAATATCAACCCACCATTTAATTGCAGATTTCATTTTAACTGCATTTTGGTTTTTCTGATGAAAGTTTGGGTTATCAAGGTACATGAGGTGCCAATTAGACTGAGATATTACTTTTATTTGACAATGTAACTTAATTAATTTAACTAATCCGAACTGTATttcaaagaaaataagaaaataaacatgATGTAAGCATTGAGCAGTTTAAATAAATCTTCATTAaagaaattcattgaaataatctaaaataaaatatgtgtttaatgcatgttttaataaaacatgataTTGTCAATTTGATGTATGTAAAACAGTGTAAATGATTGtgcaataacatattttttataacaacgttaacaaacatttgagcctatttaaaattaatattgtaCAGCTAACATATAACAGACAAGATTTATAAGTCTATATTCATGAAAATGTATTTGCTTTATAACTTATATATTGTCTAATGTAAGAATAAACAGTAACACGGGGAAACTGAGAAAACGTTCATAATAAGAACGTTTGGACATTGCAGAGAAAGAAACCtgttaatatagaaataaaacatGATCTATAGTGTTCATTTTTTATCTGATTGctattgaaaacaataaaaagaatATGCGGAAACAGACAAAGAAATTCTGAGATCATGCATATGTTCAGGTGCAAGAACGAAAGGTCTGTTAATTAAAAAGGGTGATACGTGAATATACTAAGAATCTGGCAAAATACATTCAAGAgagttcgtccgtctgtctgttggATTGTCGAGTGTCACAGCGCAGCAAATTTGATAAGAATCTGTTCAACTTTAAATGTTCGTTTATTCTTATTGACAAAAAACGTTGTTGTATTATCTTCGAATATCTAGAGGTGTAGGGAACGTTCGACGGGAACCAAATCGGTAAATGCTGAAAAGATAAATAAGGTTGAAAACAAGATGCGTAATATATACGTATATGTAACAGATGTAGTACATGTAACAGTAGTAGTATTTATAAAGGTAGTAACACATGTTATTGTACTAGCACATGTAATTGTAGTAATATGACTAGTAAGAGTTGAGTAATTAATACTATTTTCAGACTGAAAATGTCATAGCTCCATTCAGTTTCGATGTTTTCGTCATACACAAGTTAACGGGAAGTTATTTAGTTAGAACAAAACACTAATTACCCCAAACATGTCAAGCAGATGATACTGCATCCGGCGAATATGAAGAACACGAAGCCTCTGTAGTAGCTGATGGTGGCCGAGTAGATCTCATTTCCGGCTACTGTGCCACCCATGTAAATGACATTCTCCATGGCAGCAATGGCCGAAAATACTGCCCCTGAAAAGCAAACATCAAAGCGACCAGAGTGGTACTGTATTTACACTGACTTGTACTTCTTAACTTGCAATGATGGAAAGAAAAGGGGAGAAACTAACATGTTGCAAAAGGACACATTTGCTTGAATATATGGACTTTTTATTCTAATTCTCATATTTAAAATGTGAAGATCGCAACATCTGCGCAGGCATAATTATGACTCTTTTAGAGAAAAGCTCTATCATATAACTGCCGCCTTTACACACCACGTGATGAtggatttaaatgtattttatatgttttagtCTTTCTTGTTAATTTATCAATTGGttgcaaaacataaaaaatgcatTATGTAAAACATAGCACAGATAATCATAAAATAGGAAAAGTTACGAACTCTTTCCAAATCTGGAAGGGTTTTACTTGTGAATGTAGTGTAAGGAACTTCGGCGAACTGGTTTGTTTTATACTTACACGACTATATGTAACAATACTATCAAAGTCAGATCATATCAAAAAGGACATTTAAATTCGGGTAACCAGATTTTGTCGACTTATTTTGAACGGGCCTAAAGAGTGTGTTAATGTGGATCGAAATTGGGTTGTAGCCTACAAAGATAAATATAGTTCACgcgatttttacataattatgtatccttTATTAAGAGTATAATACATAATAGTACATGTCTAGCTGATAAAAACTGCAGCATAATGAATCTATAATAAAACTGTTCAaacgaagttaaatgtttaacgCATTCATGAGACTTTCTTGTCTTGAAGCTTATAAACGTGgatttatacaaaaatgttcttttttatatACTTAATTGTTAATATAGAcactatataaaatatattataaagaaGCTTATATGTGTAGAAAATAACATGTTATTGTCTTTTCGTTTTTAAATATACCACGTGAGGATTAGCTTAAAAGACGGCGATTCATACGGTTAGGGTAGTAACCTATTTCTGTTTATCATAAATTTGTATagaataaataatcatatttcatCGCAACGACTCTACATTTAAGTGGGAATGAATATATAACATATGGCGTTTGACAGGTTTTTtgcataattataataaacacttgaacaaaacatttgaaaaaagtttgtgctgtgtgtgttttgttttcattcatttgtATTGCTAAAATGGTGCACATcattttttaaaaaatatgttttgttgaaTGTAATTCTATTTCATTTTACTACCAAAGAAAGGTGACTTCATAGTTGATTCCGGGTAGTAAGACATATATCTAAACATTAACGAGTATAAAAA
Encoded proteins:
- the LOC127872990 gene encoding solute carrier family 46 member 3-like; its protein translation is MSFSSFSQSIENEVRRTSGSLDDYDTSSAPGGVIERNKRRSRHGNINGPDLLPDLVGSNVTDDVYLITQSDNEIGWRKWLVAPYCFLYIAGYITSSATFGLFVYYKVQRDLYPDLDQLNETSACKDVNKSSLDYQRQVHVQDVASNWGIYTSLAVGIPAIFANMLLGSSTDKFGRKFLFFLPCIGTLIRMIVTVIGIYFDFNLTYHLIGFIVEGLTGQLFTMLLVCFTYVADVTSQKGKTRALGITMIELAIGVAVAGFSFSTGYFIQNTGFFYPMLSAGIMLAMSLIVVIFIPESFPPAKRDNSESVVTKMKTAYDLYLGSFNRGRRWKYNTLLSVFTFTMFSALGRGSVEAAVSVGGTVLLEF
- the LOC127872994 gene encoding proton-coupled folate transporter-like, giving the protein MQQICGMGLIKVFQKFMTDESIAIMGCISFTIGYVIEGLASSDALIYTVPFVSACGLLTVPMCRALLSKLTRSDQQGAVFAVIATMETLVNLCGSLLSIEIYVETLNLYRGLYKKYSNKTNPLVKR